In a single window of the Mus musculus strain C57BL/6J chromosome 6, GRCm38.p6 C57BL/6J genome:
- the Rarres2 gene encoding retinoic acid receptor responder protein 2 isoform X1, producing the protein MKCLLISLALWLGTVGTRGTEPELSETQRRSLQVALEEFHKHPPVQLAFQEIGVDRAEEVLFSAGTFVRLEFKLQQTNCPKKDWKKPECTIKPNGRRRKCLACIKMDPKGKILGRIVHCPILKQGPQQDPQELQCIKIAQAGEDPHGYFLPGQFAFSRALRTK; encoded by the exons atgaagtgcttgctgatctCCCTAGCCCTATGGCTGGGCACAGTGGGCACACGTGGGACAGAGCCCGAACTCAGCGAGACCCAGCGCAGGAGCCTACAGGTGGCTCTGGAGGAGTTCCACAAACACCCACCTGTGCAGTTGGCCTTCCAAGAGATCGGTGTGGACAGAGCTGAAGAAGTG ctcTTCTCAGCTGGCACCTTTGTGAGGTTGGAATTTAAGCTCCAGCAGACCAACTGCCCCAAGAAGGACTGGAAAAAGCCGGAGTGCACAATCAAACCAAACGGG AGAAGGCGGAAATGCCTGGCCTGCATTAAAATGGACCCCAAGGGTAAAATTCTAGGCCGGATAGTCCACTGCCCAATTCTGAAGCAAGGGCCTCAG CAGGATCCTCAGGAGTTGCAATGCATTAAGATAGCACAGGCTGGCGAAGACCCCCACGGCTACTTCCTACCTGGACAGTTTGCCTTCTCCAGGGCCCTGAGAACCAAATAA
- the Rarres2 gene encoding retinoic acid receptor responder protein 2 isoform 2 preproprotein (isoform 2 preproprotein is encoded by transcript variant 3), whose protein sequence is MKCLLISLALWLGTVGTRGTEPELSETQRRSLQVALEEFHKHPPVQLAFQEIGVDRAEEVLFSAGTFVRLEFKLQQTNCPKKDWKKPECTIKPNGRRRKCLACIKMDPKGKILGRIVHCPILKQGPQDPQELQCIKIAQAGEDPHGYFLPGQFAFSRALRTK, encoded by the exons atgaagtgcttgctgatctCCCTAGCCCTATGGCTGGGCACAGTGGGCACACGTGGGACAGAGCCCGAACTCAGCGAGACCCAGCGCAGGAGCCTACAGGTGGCTCTGGAGGAGTTCCACAAACACCCACCTGTGCAGTTGGCCTTCCAAGAGATCGGTGTGGACAGAGCTGAAGAAGTG ctcTTCTCAGCTGGCACCTTTGTGAGGTTGGAATTTAAGCTCCAGCAGACCAACTGCCCCAAGAAGGACTGGAAAAAGCCGGAGTGCACAATCAAACCAAACGGG AGAAGGCGGAAATGCCTGGCCTGCATTAAAATGGACCCCAAGGGTAAAATTCTAGGCCGGATAGTCCACTGCCCAATTCTGAAGCAAGGGCCTCAG GATCCTCAGGAGTTGCAATGCATTAAGATAGCACAGGCTGGCGAAGACCCCCACGGCTACTTCCTACCTGGACAGTTTGCCTTCTCCAGGGCCCTGAGAACCAAATAA
- the Lrrc61 gene encoding leucine-rich repeat-containing protein 61 isoform X1 — protein MEPPGEKPGEAEALSITPQLLKSHSGEFALDSILLLKLRGLGVVDLGCLGECLNLEWLDLSGNALTHLGPLASLRQLAVLNVSNNRLTGLEPLAACENLQSLNAAGNLLTTPGQLQCLAGLQALEHLRLRDPLARLSNPLCANASYWAVVQELLPGLKVIDGERVSGRGSELYQLCRDLDSSLRSGSSPGPRAIEAQPWVEPGYWESWPIRSSSILEEACRQFQDTLQECLDLDRQASDSLAQAQQALSPAETTSSFVF, from the coding sequence ATGGAGCCTCCTggagagaagccaggagaggctGAGGCGCTGAGCATCACACCCCAGCTGCTGAAGTCCCACTCAGGAGAATTTGCCCTGGATTCCATCCTGTTGCTGAAGCTTCGGGGTTTAGGGGTGGTGgacctgggttgtttgggggagTGCCTGAACCTTGAGTGGCTTGACCTATCAGGCAATGCACTTACCCACCTGGGCCCACTGGCATCCCTGCGCCAGCTGGCTGTGCTCAACGTCTCCAATAATCGGCTTACAGGGCTGGAGCCACTAGCAGCTTGTGAGAACCTGCAGAGCCTCAATGCTGCTGGTAACCTGCTGACCACTCCTGGTCAGCTGCAGTGTCTGGCTGGGTTGCAGGCCCTGGAGCACCTGAGGCTCCGGGACCCTTTGGCCCGGCTCAGCAACCCGCTCTGTGCAAATGCTTCCTACTGGGCTGTGGTCCAAGAGCTACTGCctggcctcaaagtcatagaTGGGGAACGAGTGAGTGGGCGGGGCAGTGAGCTGTACCAGTTATGCCGGGACCTGGACAGTTCCTTGCGCTCCGGCTCCAGCCCAGGGCCCAGAGCCATCGAGGCCCAGCCATGGGTAGAGCCCGGCTACTGGGAGTCCTGGCCCATCCGGAGCAGCTCCATTCTGGAGGAGGCCTGCCGACAGTTCCAGGACACACTGCAGGAATGCCTTGACCTGGATCGTCAGGCCAGCGATAGCTTGGCCCAGGCCCAGCAGGCTCTCAGCCCTGCAGAAACCACCTCTTCCTTTGTCTTCTGA